The sequence TTAAGAACATTTAATAAATTATTTATATGATAATTAATCATAATAAGTACTATTGTTGGGCCTGTTTGAACTTTAAACAGGGGGTAGATTGAATGGCAGAAGGAAAGAATGTTTTGTTAGGAATTTTTGCAATAATTCTTGGTTTGCTGGTAATGGCATTTCCACTCATCAGTGTTTTTACGGCCAGCGTTCTTGCAGGTTTTACCATAATGATCTTAGGTATATGGTTATTTGTCCAGAGCTTTGAAACCTGGGGAACCAGCAAAGCCATGAGTATCGCTGCACTGATACTCGGTATCCTTGCAGTAGTCGTTGGAATAGGTCTCTTTGGAAAGATAGTTGCATTCAGCATATTTGTAAGTCTTTGGATCTACATAGGCGGACTGTTCCTCATAATAACAGGCATAATGTCCCTATTCGCAGATGGAACCACAGCATCCAAGGGTGCGGGTGGACTGGGAATAGTTCTAGGTATTCTGTACATGATCCTTGGTATGTATGCATGGAATCCATACTACCTTGCACTGCTCATTGGATTATGGTTAGTCATTGCAGGTATAATGGAATTCTTCAAACCATCTGAGTGAATTAAAAAAACAGGCCCCTTCTCTTTTTTTAAGAACCCCTCTCAATATCTTAAAAATAAGAATCAAAAGATAATTACCCATTTTTCAACTGAATACATTTAAAATAAATAAAATTCTAATTTTTTAACATTCATATATCCACAGACCAATCCATGCAAATCTCATGTTTCTTAAACTGACCATTCAGGTATCCATAAATGTCAAGAAGCCTTGCCTTGGTGTAGAGGACATCTGTTTCTTTTCCTGTTAAAAAATCAAGTGTATGTACATCATATGAATTAAAAATGGCCTTATTTTCCTCGTAAAACTCTCGAAGTTTTATAAGGGATCTGTGGTTAACCTTCTTCATCTTCATACTGTTTTTGAAGTACTGGTCAAAAACTGGGATGTTCCCAAAAACTCCTAACATTATCCGTGTTACAATGGCTTCAGATACCATAACATCCTCACTAAAAGAAGCAATTATACGATTTCTACATTCCATGAGGAGTTCTACATTTTCAGGCGTGTATGAATCAAGGTCAATCTCCCAGAGCACTGGATCCATCTGTGAAATGGTTGAAACCACTCCTTGAAAGTTCCGGATACTTCTCTCAATGAGTGAGGATGATCTTCCCATCAAACCAGAACTTGCAAGGTAAAATCCGATCTGCAGACAGCTCATCTGAATGTTTTCATCAGTTGCAAGTTTTTCAATCCTGTTTTCATTGTAAAATGAATAGAAATAGTTGTAACAGTAATCAAATGATGAATAACGTCCATCTGCTCTTTTCATAGGTTGTTCTTCCCTTCCCGTTATGTACTCATTGATGCATCCTTCAAGATCCATGAACTTAATTTGAGGGTTTTTAGTATAAATGTGTTTAAAAAAAACTTTAAATCAATGTAAGGTGAGAAAATAATAGGATCTGGTATAAATTTTAGTAAAATCTAGTACATTAAATTATAATCAGTATTTTCATAATAATTCAGAAAAATTTAAACAATTTGAAAAGTTATAGTATATCTAGTTAAATGTGGTGAACCCTATGGATCTAAAAAACAATCTTTTAAAAACCCTTTCAGGAGAAGAATCTGATGTAGTTCCAGTTATCAGCGTTACACAGGTGGGTGTGGTTGAAGCCATGGAAAAGACTGGTGCCTTCTGGCCTGAAGCACATCAAGATGCAGATAAAATGGCAGCCCTTGGAAGCTCCCTTTACGAACTTGCAGGACTGGAATGTGCAAGAATACCCTTCTGTTTAACAGTTGAAGCAGAAGCACTTGGCTGCCAGGTGGACCTGGGAACAAATGAAAGAACACCACAGATATCAAGAACACCCTTCACATCAGCCAGTGATATAAATGTACCATCTGATTTTGTGGAAAAGGGACGTATCCCAGTTGTTCTGGAAGCTGTGAAAAAGTTGAAGGACAAATATGGAGATACACTACCCATAATTGTGGGTATAACCGGACCATTCACCCTCGCAGGGCATCTTCTGGGTGTGGAGAACCTTGTCAGGTACATGAAAATCAAACCCAACGAAATCGAAGATGCAGTTGAAAACACCCTGGATGCATGCATGGACTACGTTGAGGCACTCATGGATGTTGAACCTGATGTTATCTGTGTTGCAGAGCCAACAGCTGCTCCAGAGCTCATCGATCCCCTGCAGTTCAAGAGTATGGTGAAGCCATCACTTGAAGACCTCTCAAACTTCATAAAAACAAGCAAGGTCCTGCACATCTGCGGATCCACACAGCCAATAATCAGTGACATGGCAAGCATAGGGTACGATGGAATCAGTGTGGAGGAGAAGGTTGACATTAAGATGGCAAAGGAAGAACTTGGAAAGGGTGGAAGGGTAATAAGAACTGGGGGGAGAACCATGAGCATGGGTGGGGGAAGCACCTCAAAGATCATTGGAAACATCTCAACGACCCAGACCCTCTTCAGAAGCACACCAGAGGAAGTTAAAGCTGAGGTTAAAAGGGCACTTGAGGATGGGGTGGATGTACTGGCTCCGAGCTGTGGTTTAGCTCCACTGTCTCCAATCGAGAATATTAAGGCCATGGTTGAGGCAAGGAATGAATACTTCGGTATCTAAAGGCTCATAACCCTTAATACTTGATAATTTCTTTTTTTAGCCAACTGAAAATCCCACGATTATGGTTGCAATTTTAGGATCATCAGGATGTCCATACTCCTTCTTAAGGTAAGAATCACCATTGGTTGAGGGACTGGAAGATACAACATCAGTTATACCATCAACTCCATCCAGCTCTGGAAATGGCACTGGAGGTATAAGGAAGAACTGTTTCTGGGGTTTCGGTCTTAAAACTTTCCTTTCTGGCTTGAAGATGACAAAATCAGGGCTTATGAATATTGCATCATCTCGATCCTCAAATTTAAGTTTATCCTCCATTGTAAGAACCTCTTGACCCAGTACTTCACCACCATCTGTTACAAGGAGAACTGTTGGCACTGGAGGTAGTCTAAAGTGGGAATTTTTGAAAAAAACAATAGAAAAATCCCTTTTCAGGCATTCTTCGAGGCCTTCATTAGTAACAGGTATTATATCTCCCTTTCTCTCTGACTCAAGTTTTAACAAAGCTTTTTTATTTGTATCTGAAAGTTTCTGAACATCCAGAACACCCTCCAATTTCCCTACAATTTGTAAAGCTCTTTCAACCAACATTTTTCTCATATCTCCAGATGGAACTTTCATAATGATTAATATAAGTAAATTTAACGTATAAACCCATTTCCGAAAAACTTAAGGCCTTTATTAGGACATAAGTTATCTGACATTATTTTTGTATGAAAAACTTTCTGGTATAAAAAAACTGGTGGTGACTCGTTTGAAAAGGTTTACTAGGATGGCTTACAGAAAACCTGAAGAAATGCTTTTTGGTAATGCGAAATTTCCAGTGAGTCAACGTTGGAACATCCAATTCGGTGCAGGATACGTTGTCCCCGAAGTAAAAGTGGCACCTGTAGAAGGTTCTGAAGAGTCAAAGGAAAAAATGGTTTCAGAATGCAGAAACATAGCCCAAAGTGCATGTGAAAGAGCTGTAGCAATAGGATTACCTGCTTTCATGTTAGAACAGGAGCATATTTTCCAACAGACAAACAACCCTGACTGGACTGCAGAGTGCACAGCAATCCAGGCAGAGACCCTCGAGAAGTACCATGATGAGTACGATATCAGGGTGGCACTCATGGCAACCCCTGCAGATATAAGGATCGAGGAGAAGAGCCCAGGACTGAGGGGATCAGACTACGACAACAGAATTGAAGAATCAGTAGAGGCCAGTGCTGCAAACGGAGCATCCTGTGTTGCAATAGAAACCATAGGGGGAAAATCTGTATCGGACTATGGAATAGCAAGGGGAGACCCAAAGGCCATACTCTTTGGTATAGGTGTTCTTGGAAGCATGGACATGGAGTACATGTGGAACAGAATAGTTGCCATATGTAAGAAGTACGACTGCAGACCTGCAGGGGACACTGACTGTTCCCAGGCAAATACAGCCATGTTCCTCGGAGGAGGACTACTTGATAAGGACTGTTCACACACACTCGCAGCACTTGCAAGGGCAATGGGTGCAGCAAGAAGCCTTGTAGCAGTGGAATGCGGTGCAATAGGACCACTCAAGGACTGTGGATACGAAAATCCAATAGTCAAATCCATAAGTGGAGTTCCAATAGCAACAGAGGGTAAGAATGCTGTTTGTGCCCACTCCGACCTCATGGGTAACCTGGTTGCTGCAGTTACAGATGTCTGGAGTAACGAATCAGTTTATCACAGGCAGGAGATGGGAGGTACAACGCCTGAGGTGTGGCTGCAGGCAACAGGATACGAAGCAGCACTCATGAACACGGCACTTCAAACAGGACAGGGTGAAGTTTTAAGGGACCTTTACACACTCACAGATAAATACAGAGACCCCCAGGCACTTATACTTGCCTACGACAATGCCTACAGGATAGGAGAGGCCATAGTGAGCTACGGTAACGATCCATATCTCAGGGCAAGGGCCGCAGCCCTTGAAGCAGGGGCAATAATAAACGAAGCAGTGGATGCCAAGAAGATGTACCTCACCAGATTCGAAAGGGATTCACTTGACAGTGCCCTTAAAATCCTTGAAGCACTGCCAACAGAGGTTGAACAGTTCACTGATGATTGTATAAGAAGGTACTCAAGGAAGGTATCTGAATTCGACCCAAAAAGTTACGAACTATAGGAGGGTGTGTTTTATGGATTATAAAGAAGATTTAGAACCAAAAATGGATCAGAACTTTGTAGCAGTCCGGTACAACGTGGAAATTGAAGGACCAGCAATAAAACCCGAGGAAGACCATGATGTTCGGAACATACTGCCTGATGAGGAACCCTACAGATCCATAGCACTGGCCGTGCTCCATGAGGACAGGGAAGCCTCACTCAGCAACGTTAAAAAAGCACTGGATGAAGGTGTTTCACCAATAGAAATAATCAACAAGGGACTTATGAAGGGAATAGATGCTGTAAGCCTCCTTTACACCAAGGGATTCTACTTCCTTCCGGATCTCATGCTTGCTGGAGACGGAATGATGGAAGGGGTTAAGGAGTGTGAAAAGGTCCTGGGACACAAAAGTGAAACCAAAGGCACTGTTGTATCATTCGTGGCCGAGGGAGACCCCCACGACATAGGTAAAAACCTCATTGTCATGTTCCTCAGGGCTGCTGGGTACGATGCAATAGACTTGGGAAGGGACGTGCCCACAGATGATGTTATAAAGGCTGTGAAGGAGTACAATCCTCTGTTTGTGACTGGAACAGCTCTCATGACAACCACCATGACAGTTTTCCCTAAGGTCGTTGAAAAACTCCAGGAAAATGGTCTTGAAGTTCCTGCAATTGGATGCGGTGGCGGTGCTGTGAGAAAAGACTTCGTTGAATCATTCCCAATGAGTGTCTACGGTGTTGAAGCATACCACACACCAAAACTTGCAGATGCTATACTGAAGGACAAAAAAACCTGGAAAGACCTTAGAAAAGAATATTCAGAGATCGTTGGAGAGTTCGTTCCAGAGTATTCCTGATCTTAGAACCCCCCTTTTTTATTATTTTTTTAATTAATTAACGTCTTTTTTTATAAAAAAATGTATGAATACAAATAATGAAGGGATTCATTAAATTTATTAAATAATCGCATCAAAGATGCAGATCAAACCTTATTTAAAAAGTAAATCCAAAAATTATAATAGAATCTGTAATGGGACACTAAACAGTCAATTCAACTAAAGATTCTTCTCAGGGGGTTCATGGAATGAGTGGTAAGTACGCAGTGGCACTGGACATAGGAACAAGTGGTATAAGGGCACAGGCACTTGACATGGAAAGTTCAAAGGTTGTTTCAACGGCGATTACACTCAGACATCCGTTACCAGGTGCCAATGTGGTGGATCACCTTCACTTCGCAATTGAGGTGGGTGAGGACACAGCCCACAAACTCCTTATCGACACCGTGAATAAGGTGATTTCAAGGCTTGATGTGAACCCTGATGATATTGAGAGACTTGCTGTCTGTGGAAACCCCATACAGCTCTCCCTCTTCCAGAACATAGAGATAAGGGACCTTGCCTACTGGGGTGAGAATGCCCTTGAGAGGATGCATGTAATTCCACCATCCAGAAATTCCAAAATTATAAAACCTGGAGAAATAGGGCTTAATATCAATCCAGAAGCAGATGTTTGCATCCCTCCTGCAATAAAGCATGAGATCGGTGCAGATGCCCTTGCCATGCTCGTTAAATCATATGTTCTTGAGAAAAAGGGAATATACCTTGTTATAGATTTTGGTACCAACGCTGAAATGGCCCTGGTTGTTGATGGAAAGGTTTACTCATGTTCTGCTGCAGCAGGACCTGCAATAGAGGGTCAGATGATAGAAAAGGGGAGATTAGCCTCTCCAGGAACGATTTGCGACTTTGAGATTGCTGATTCTGGCTGGAAGGCCCTTGTGCTCAACGATGATCTCATCGTCAAAGAGGGGAACACAACCGACCCTACAAATGGAAAAACACTCTTCAAGGGTGAAATGGGTGGAAAATCCAGGGGAATAACTGGAACCGGGGTTATCGCAGCCTTCAGCATGGGTCTGGACACGGGCATCATTAAGCTTCCAAAGATCAAAAGCCCGGACCATATGATCCATCTGCAGGATGAGATATACATCACAGAGAAGGACATCGTCAGTATAGGCAAGGCACTGGGGGCTTTCAGGGCTGCGTACCTGACACTTGCAGAGGAGGCTGGAATACTCCTTGAAGATGTGGATGAAACTTACATGGCAGGTGCTTCAGGTTTCTATGTGGATCCACATAAATCCCTTGATGTTGGTCAGATACCGGCATCATCAAGTGATATCTATCAGCTTGGAAACACATCCCTTGAAATGGCAAGGGACATAGCCCTTAAACCTGATCTCCTTGAAGATCTGCAGAGGATAGCTGATGATATGAGGAGCAACCATATAATGCTTGCAAC is a genomic window of Methanobacterium congolense containing:
- a CDS encoding DUF308 domain-containing protein; this encodes MAEGKNVLLGIFAIILGLLVMAFPLISVFTASVLAGFTIMILGIWLFVQSFETWGTSKAMSIAALILGILAVVVGIGLFGKIVAFSIFVSLWIYIGGLFLIITGIMSLFADGTTASKGAGGLGIVLGILYMILGMYAWNPYYLALLIGLWLVIAGIMEFFKPSE
- the mtaA gene encoding methylcobamide:CoM methyltransferase MtaA produces the protein MDLKNNLLKTLSGEESDVVPVISVTQVGVVEAMEKTGAFWPEAHQDADKMAALGSSLYELAGLECARIPFCLTVEAEALGCQVDLGTNERTPQISRTPFTSASDINVPSDFVEKGRIPVVLEAVKKLKDKYGDTLPIIVGITGPFTLAGHLLGVENLVRYMKIKPNEIEDAVENTLDACMDYVEALMDVEPDVICVAEPTAAPELIDPLQFKSMVKPSLEDLSNFIKTSKVLHICGSTQPIISDMASIGYDGISVEEKVDIKMAKEELGKGGRVIRTGGRTMSMGGGSTSKIIGNISTTQTLFRSTPEEVKAEVKRALEDGVDVLAPSCGLAPLSPIENIKAMVEARNEYFGI
- the mtaB gene encoding methanol--corrinoid protein co-methyltransferase MtaB, encoding MKRFTRMAYRKPEEMLFGNAKFPVSQRWNIQFGAGYVVPEVKVAPVEGSEESKEKMVSECRNIAQSACERAVAIGLPAFMLEQEHIFQQTNNPDWTAECTAIQAETLEKYHDEYDIRVALMATPADIRIEEKSPGLRGSDYDNRIEESVEASAANGASCVAIETIGGKSVSDYGIARGDPKAILFGIGVLGSMDMEYMWNRIVAICKKYDCRPAGDTDCSQANTAMFLGGGLLDKDCSHTLAALARAMGAARSLVAVECGAIGPLKDCGYENPIVKSISGVPIATEGKNAVCAHSDLMGNLVAAVTDVWSNESVYHRQEMGGTTPEVWLQATGYEAALMNTALQTGQGEVLRDLYTLTDKYRDPQALILAYDNAYRIGEAIVSYGNDPYLRARAAALEAGAIINEAVDAKKMYLTRFERDSLDSALKILEALPTEVEQFTDDCIRRYSRKVSEFDPKSYEL
- the mtaC gene encoding methanol--corrinoid protein MtaC, whose translation is MDYKEDLEPKMDQNFVAVRYNVEIEGPAIKPEEDHDVRNILPDEEPYRSIALAVLHEDREASLSNVKKALDEGVSPIEIINKGLMKGIDAVSLLYTKGFYFLPDLMLAGDGMMEGVKECEKVLGHKSETKGTVVSFVAEGDPHDIGKNLIVMFLRAAGYDAIDLGRDVPTDDVIKAVKEYNPLFVTGTALMTTTMTVFPKVVEKLQENGLEVPAIGCGGGAVRKDFVESFPMSVYGVEAYHTPKLADAILKDKKTWKDLRKEYSEIVGEFVPEYS
- a CDS encoding methylamine methyltransferase corrinoid protein reductive activase, encoding MSGKYAVALDIGTSGIRAQALDMESSKVVSTAITLRHPLPGANVVDHLHFAIEVGEDTAHKLLIDTVNKVISRLDVNPDDIERLAVCGNPIQLSLFQNIEIRDLAYWGENALERMHVIPPSRNSKIIKPGEIGLNINPEADVCIPPAIKHEIGADALAMLVKSYVLEKKGIYLVIDFGTNAEMALVVDGKVYSCSAAAGPAIEGQMIEKGRLASPGTICDFEIADSGWKALVLNDDLIVKEGNTTDPTNGKTLFKGEMGGKSRGITGTGVIAAFSMGLDTGIIKLPKIKSPDHMIHLQDEIYITEKDIVSIGKALGAFRAAYLTLAEEAGILLEDVDETYMAGASGFYVDPHKSLDVGQIPASSSDIYQLGNTSLEMARDIALKPDLLEDLQRIADDMRSNHIMLATSSVFEKIYSLELAVCEQGMPLWMYNNWLNKYGFQRIPPKASKPSVKRIFERDIPELGVDGLRIIGDIGSTLKARFKGCTQCMTCSRKCPENALTIEDGEAIVRTDLCNGMACLKCELSCPEKVFKFRDLLVPNKE